A single window of Azotosporobacter soli DNA harbors:
- a CDS encoding caspase family protein, whose product MTTIIGTAKNEVLTGSSGDDLIKGGGGEDTIYGGDGNDKIYVYLPGGKGSTVYGGNGNEYIIGHGVLDGGAGNDTLIAYGGDATLLGGVGNDTYSLGLCDNVTVTDTVPGSAGHGINTADFTSYAMSIADVVFSSSGNNLRLQRKGWTQATTFTDWFLGPQYQIEIFKFSDATYSAAQINGAMVNNYVGTSGDDHLVSGIGNDTLAGGDGNDILDGGAGNDILDSGTGNDTLFGGAGNDTLSGGDGNDKLDGGSGDDTLLGGAGNDMLSGGDGNDRLNGGAGNDNLLGGSGDDYLDGGSGVNYLSGGAGNDTLVYNPADLVISGGDGNDALTAAGLTAGLNGWQLAPFKDIENFIGTAYNDVIYGGSQAETIDGGAGNDFLYAGSGNTTLLGGDGNDTLVSGLVPGSGNVTMAGGNGSDQYRFGGTWGNDVIVFDMDNVNDKIAFGNGITSKNLKVSRDGLNVVLDVAGHGSITIQNWDTAQLDKIHFADGTTGSIANYLSMASGSYGGALSDNHALLIGIAQYEPKAYKENIPEVNGDISTMQQVLKADLLWNNTNTTLLRDLQATSVSILTAMQTEAVQASDGDNVLLYYSGHGDNNGFETADGSKVYEKQIYDATLQIGAKIGSTGHVTLIEDACHSGELVDYFKAHNPGSKYTVISSCTALETANGMFTKYLGYALGGGLADLNRDGYITTGELSGYLSGASYDGCRDSMHPQMYDGSNGGYLIGKTK is encoded by the coding sequence ATGACGACAATTATAGGAACAGCAAAGAATGAAGTATTGACGGGGAGCAGCGGCGATGACTTGATAAAAGGAGGAGGCGGCGAAGATACTATTTATGGCGGTGATGGTAACGATAAAATTTATGTATATTTGCCGGGCGGCAAAGGCAGTACAGTATATGGCGGCAATGGCAACGAATATATCATCGGCCACGGCGTGCTGGATGGCGGAGCTGGAAACGACACGCTGATCGCTTACGGCGGTGATGCGACGCTATTGGGCGGTGTGGGGAATGATACCTATTCTTTAGGTCTGTGTGACAATGTGACGGTAACCGATACGGTGCCTGGCAGCGCTGGTCACGGAATCAATACCGCCGATTTCACATCATATGCTATGTCGATTGCAGATGTGGTGTTCAGCAGCTCCGGCAACAATTTGCGGCTTCAGCGCAAAGGCTGGACGCAAGCTACGACTTTTACCGACTGGTTTCTCGGTCCGCAATACCAGATCGAAATTTTCAAGTTTTCCGATGCCACCTACAGCGCTGCTCAGATTAACGGTGCCATGGTTAATAATTATGTCGGAACCAGTGGTGACGACCATTTGGTTAGCGGCATTGGTAATGATACTTTGGCGGGCGGGGACGGCAATGATATTCTGGACGGCGGAGCCGGCAATGACATTTTGGACAGTGGAACGGGCAATGATACCCTGTTTGGCGGGGCGGGCAACGATACGTTGTCTGGCGGCGATGGAAATGACAAACTGGATGGCGGGAGTGGGGATGACACGTTGCTGGGAGGGGCAGGAAACGATATGTTGTCTGGCGGAGATGGGAATGACCGATTGAACGGAGGTGCTGGTAACGACAATTTGCTAGGCGGATCGGGTGATGATTATCTGGATGGTGGAAGCGGCGTAAACTATTTGTCTGGCGGCGCCGGTAACGATACACTGGTCTATAATCCGGCAGATCTAGTGATTTCGGGCGGCGATGGCAATGACGCGTTAACAGCGGCAGGGCTGACGGCGGGGCTGAACGGATGGCAATTAGCGCCGTTCAAGGATATTGAAAACTTTATTGGCACCGCCTATAATGATGTCATTTATGGCGGTAGCCAGGCTGAAACGATCGACGGCGGAGCCGGCAACGACTTTTTGTATGCCGGCAGCGGCAACACAACATTGCTTGGCGGTGACGGCAACGACACCTTGGTCAGCGGCCTGGTGCCCGGCAGCGGCAATGTTACAATGGCCGGCGGAAACGGCAGTGACCAATACCGATTTGGCGGAACATGGGGGAATGACGTAATCGTCTTTGATATGGATAATGTCAATGACAAGATTGCTTTCGGCAACGGCATCACGTCAAAAAATCTCAAGGTGAGCCGTGATGGCCTAAATGTTGTGCTTGACGTTGCCGGTCACGGATCGATCACCATCCAGAATTGGGATACAGCCCAATTGGATAAAATACACTTCGCGGATGGAACGACGGGGTCAATTGCCAACTACCTAAGTATGGCCAGCGGCAGCTATGGTGGAGCGTTGTCGGATAACCATGCGTTGTTGATCGGTATCGCGCAATACGAGCCGAAGGCCTATAAGGAAAATATACCGGAGGTTAATGGCGATATTAGTACGATGCAGCAGGTGTTGAAAGCAGATCTGCTATGGAACAATACAAATACAACGTTGCTGCGAGATCTGCAGGCAACCAGCGTTTCTATTTTAACGGCGATGCAAACGGAGGCCGTACAAGCATCGGACGGGGACAATGTGCTGCTGTATTATTCTGGACACGGGGATAATAACGGGTTTGAAACGGCTGACGGCAGCAAAGTATACGAGAAACAAATTTATGATGCGACACTGCAAATTGGCGCAAAAATTGGATCGACAGGTCATGTTACGTTGATCGAAGATGCCTGTCATTCCGGCGAACTGGTGGATTATTTTAAGGCGCATAATCCGGGCAGTAAATATACGGTGATTAGCTCCTGTACGGCACTTGAGACGGCAAATGGAATGTTTACCAAATATCTGGGCTATGCGCTTGGCGGTGGGCTCGCAGATTTGAATCGAGATGGTTATATCACAACCGGCGAGCTGTCGGGCTATCTTAGCGGCGCATCCTATGACGGCTGCAGAGACAGCATGCATCCGCAAATGTATGACGGATCTAATGGTGGTTATTTGATTGGTAAAACTAAGTAG
- a CDS encoding right-handed parallel beta-helix repeat-containing protein → MKCEKVWIVAILLLGLYGCGAGVCTARAQAMNVELGTFGAKGDGIADDTASLQTALNSLKSGQVLHIPAGTYKVTQIIVPANAAMLGDDGAIILGGENGGGIFNIASDHVTMTNLIIDGAMKRKTAVKNDNANYTTLEKCEIRNTMGDMTMGSWAILVKGGSNISIANCSFHDISGPENGIGGDNIGANRAVFAWNVKSMSILNSIFTKISGFEDGDGIHITGDNGWISDVTIQGCTFSDFYKRAVKVQASGVKIINNTMTANPATANSPEHKQFQAAISIFAKNTRVEGNKITLYHSFQGIGVEGIDCKIIGNTIVVDKTGSNYNTAGIYVSAAGSGATITGNTVKNIPAPNGIDFRSATNVNATNNIVQ, encoded by the coding sequence ATGAAATGTGAAAAGGTTTGGATTGTTGCGATATTGTTGCTTGGACTTTACGGTTGCGGTGCAGGTGTGTGTACCGCGAGGGCACAAGCAATGAACGTCGAATTAGGCACGTTTGGTGCGAAAGGCGATGGCATAGCTGATGATACGGCATCACTGCAAACTGCATTGAATTCATTGAAAAGTGGACAAGTTCTTCATATACCAGCTGGAACATACAAAGTTACTCAAATCATTGTACCGGCCAATGCAGCTATGCTTGGCGACGACGGAGCCATTATACTAGGCGGCGAAAATGGAGGAGGAATTTTCAATATTGCGTCTGACCATGTGACGATGACGAATCTAATTATTGACGGTGCAATGAAACGAAAGACGGCAGTAAAGAATGACAATGCAAATTACACAACACTTGAAAAATGTGAAATAAGAAATACTATGGGCGATATGACAATGGGATCCTGGGCTATATTGGTAAAAGGCGGCAGTAATATATCAATTGCGAATTGTAGTTTTCACGATATTAGTGGACCAGAAAACGGAATTGGAGGCGATAACATTGGCGCGAATCGAGCTGTTTTTGCCTGGAATGTAAAGTCGATGTCAATTCTTAATTCCATTTTTACAAAAATAAGCGGCTTTGAAGATGGAGACGGTATACACATTACAGGTGACAATGGCTGGATTTCGGACGTAACTATACAAGGATGTACTTTCAGCGATTTTTACAAGCGAGCTGTTAAAGTGCAAGCTTCTGGCGTGAAAATTATTAACAATACGATGACTGCAAATCCGGCAACGGCTAATTCACCAGAGCATAAGCAATTTCAGGCGGCAATATCGATCTTTGCAAAGAATACACGTGTGGAAGGCAATAAGATCACACTGTATCATTCGTTTCAAGGTATTGGAGTAGAAGGAATAGACTGTAAAATTATTGGTAATACGATTGTCGTAGACAAGACAGGAAGCAATTACAATACGGCTGGGATTTACGTATCAGCCGCTGGAAGCGGAGCTACGATTACCGGAAATACGGTGAAAAATATACCTGCGCCGAATGGGATAGATTTTAGAAGCGCGACTAACGTTAACGCCACAAACAATATAGTGCAATAG
- a CDS encoding glycosyl hydrolase family 28-related protein, producing the protein MMQHGKITWLVIMMLILLGGLQQGKVFAQAGEGNMVELTTFGVKRDGVTDDTAALQAALKSLKSGQTLHIPVGTYKISTINMPAGVTLVGDVGTVIKGGGGGAEIINISTDHVTLKNLIIDGDMKRKTAVKNDNANYTTLEKCEIRNTSGDTTMGSWAVWLKGGSNIAIKNCQIHDVSGPKNGKNGDNIGANRAVVAWNVKKVSILNCVFSKVSGFEDGDCIQITGDSNWISDATIQECTFSDFYKRAVKVQVSGVKVINNTMVANQTANNSATGKQFQAAISVLAKNTLVQGNMITLYHSTQGIGVEGANCKIIGNTVIVDKTGSNYSTAGIYLSSDGSGGIIKNNIVKNIPAPNGIDFRTAKNVISINNIIK; encoded by the coding sequence ATGATGCAACATGGAAAGATAACATGGTTAGTGATAATGATGCTGATATTGCTGGGCGGTCTGCAACAAGGGAAAGTTTTTGCCCAAGCGGGTGAGGGCAATATGGTCGAGCTTACAACTTTTGGCGTTAAAAGGGATGGCGTCACTGATGATACGGCAGCACTTCAGGCGGCATTGAAGTCGCTGAAGAGTGGACAAACGCTTCACATACCGGTTGGAACCTATAAAATTAGTACAATTAACATGCCTGCAGGTGTGACGCTTGTTGGCGATGTGGGAACGGTTATCAAAGGCGGCGGTGGCGGTGCAGAAATCATTAATATTTCAACTGATCATGTAACCTTAAAAAATTTGATTATTGACGGAGATATGAAGCGAAAAACTGCAGTAAAGAATGACAATGCAAATTACACTACGCTTGAAAAATGTGAAATACGAAATACAAGCGGCGACACAACGATGGGATCCTGGGCTGTTTGGTTGAAAGGAGGCAGCAATATAGCGATTAAAAATTGCCAAATCCACGATGTTAGTGGACCGAAAAATGGGAAAAATGGCGATAATATTGGAGCGAACCGTGCTGTAGTTGCTTGGAACGTAAAAAAAGTATCAATTCTTAATTGCGTTTTTTCAAAAGTAAGTGGATTTGAAGATGGAGATTGCATACAAATTACGGGTGATAGCAATTGGATTTCAGATGCGACGATACAAGAATGCACATTTAGTGACTTTTACAAGCGTGCAGTTAAAGTCCAAGTCTCTGGAGTGAAGGTCATTAATAATACAATGGTGGCAAATCAGACAGCGAACAATTCGGCTACTGGTAAGCAGTTTCAGGCGGCCATATCGGTTTTGGCTAAGAATACACTTGTTCAAGGCAATATGATTACGTTGTACCATTCCACGCAAGGTATTGGCGTGGAAGGCGCTAATTGTAAGATTATTGGTAATACAGTTATTGTCGATAAAACGGGCAGCAATTATAGTACGGCAGGAATTTATTTGTCGTCAGATGGCAGTGGCGGTATAATCAAAAATAATATAGTTAAAAACATACCTGCGCCCAATGGGATTGATTTTAGAACGGCGAAAAACGTTATTTCAATAAACAACATCATAAAGTAG